The Haloplanus salinarum genome includes a region encoding these proteins:
- the dinB gene encoding DNA polymerase IV → MAGGGTLPSVTDDGDDRIVCHVDVDCFYASCERLRDPDLRGEPVVVGMGYEAGEPHGAVATASYEAREYGVESAQPISQALERLPRMARARQDPDLDPADAGHYRPVDLEYYREVAAEIKEILRECADRIREVSVDEAYLDVTERTAWTVADGRPLAEGYARHIKDRIAREVGVPASVGVAPNMSAAKVASDHDKPDGLVVVEPGEVRDFFAPLPVSAVHGVGPVTARELRDLGVETAGDLAAADPGRLRAAFGERGATLHDRARGRDDREVTPKGRPKSLSRESAFTEATDDPERQRETVVGLAADVADRAAGKDALYRTIGIKVVTPPYDVNTRERSLPGPVADADLVREVALDLLGEFVGEPIRKLGVRVSNLQFAAAEQARLDGWDGPPGTDGDEAGTDTGTEDDADTDANGQSSLADFDA, encoded by the coding sequence ATGGCCGGCGGCGGGACGCTCCCGAGCGTGACCGACGACGGCGACGACCGCATCGTCTGCCACGTCGACGTCGACTGCTTCTACGCCTCCTGTGAGCGGCTGCGCGACCCCGACCTGCGGGGCGAACCCGTCGTCGTCGGGATGGGGTACGAGGCGGGCGAGCCCCACGGCGCCGTCGCGACGGCGAGCTACGAGGCCCGCGAGTACGGCGTCGAGAGCGCCCAACCCATCTCGCAGGCGCTCGAACGGCTGCCACGCATGGCGCGCGCCCGCCAGGACCCCGACCTCGACCCGGCCGACGCCGGCCACTACCGCCCGGTCGACCTGGAGTACTACCGCGAGGTGGCCGCGGAGATCAAGGAAATCCTCCGGGAGTGTGCGGACCGGATCCGCGAGGTGAGCGTCGACGAAGCGTACCTCGACGTGACCGAGCGGACGGCCTGGACCGTCGCGGACGGCCGCCCGCTGGCGGAGGGGTACGCCCGGCATATCAAAGACCGGATCGCCCGGGAGGTGGGCGTGCCCGCCAGCGTCGGCGTCGCTCCCAACATGAGCGCCGCGAAGGTGGCGAGCGATCACGACAAGCCCGACGGACTCGTGGTGGTCGAACCCGGCGAGGTGCGTGACTTCTTCGCCCCGCTTCCGGTCTCGGCGGTCCACGGCGTCGGGCCGGTGACGGCCCGGGAGTTGCGGGACCTGGGCGTCGAGACGGCCGGCGACCTCGCGGCGGCCGACCCCGGACGGCTCCGGGCGGCGTTCGGCGAGCGGGGAGCGACGCTCCACGACCGGGCGCGCGGACGCGACGACCGCGAGGTGACGCCGAAGGGGCGGCCCAAGAGCCTCTCGCGGGAGTCGGCGTTCACGGAGGCGACCGACGACCCCGAGCGACAGCGGGAGACGGTCGTCGGGCTGGCGGCCGACGTGGCCGACCGGGCCGCGGGGAAGGACGCGCTCTATCGGACCATCGGGATCAAGGTGGTGACACCCCCCTACGACGTGAACACGCGCGAGCGGTCGCTCCCCGGACCGGTCGCGGACGCCGACCTGGTTCGGGAGGTGGCGCTCGACCTCCTCGGGGAGTTCGTGGGCGAGCCGATCCGCAAACTCGGCGTGCGGGTGTCGAACCTGCAGTTCGCGGCCGCGGAACAGGCGCGTCTCGACGGGTGGGACGGCCCGCCGGGGACGGACGGGGACGAGGCGGGGACCGACACCGGGACCGAGGACGACGCCGACACCGACGCGAACGGCCAGTCGTCGCTCGCCGACTTCGACGCGTAG
- a CDS encoding ATP-binding protein, whose amino-acid sequence MTETETITVADVSEGPGGDADADPGTPVSLPVVELLTGRGFVTGKSGSGKSNTASVLVENLLENNFPVLVVDTDGEYYGLKEEFELLHAGADDECDIQVSPEHAEKIASLALEGNVPIILDVSGYLDEGEAKELLLSVARHLFAKEKKLKKPFLMLIEEVHEYIPEGGGLDETGKMLIKIGKRGRKHGLGIVGISQRPADVKKDFITQCDWLVWHRLTWNNDTNVVSRIIDAEHANAVEDLGDGEAFLMTDWSESVRRVQFHRKRTFDAGATPGLDDFERPELKSISDDLVADLREISDEQERRESELADLRQELERKERRIEELEADLEEARDLSRMADQFAQAMLQKAEAPYRGGDGRNLARSRDLPPDQAELPAYEPDDSSDDGTEEATDGDREASDTADAEGGAYPTIEPTDWPTPGLVPEVEGVDEGATADDGSEGDADRGDATAGASAAAQADVTIGAAGDADATTDTGEGSGTVDATDAAEGAVRADAGADAAASGPEPGTREAVVATLRRRIEDLPSLSREMLAHYREAGQADPVDAHVAAGGTPKQTLAYGRNRPLRRAGLIEHVEQDTYRYALPDRVAERFDGHLDGAALASVQRAVEESFVDEAGLGGKTVEPREADADGDGRPEHDVPDEERTDVEMLPDDETVEPDDGFVTEDVAIIDDADDDDGNGPSDDADDGGNGPSDDADDDDGNGPSDDADDGGDTGPTSAAEEDTGGVEIL is encoded by the coding sequence ATGACGGAGACGGAAACCATCACGGTCGCGGACGTGAGCGAGGGTCCCGGCGGCGACGCCGACGCCGACCCCGGGACGCCGGTCTCGCTCCCGGTGGTGGAACTGCTCACCGGTCGTGGGTTCGTCACCGGGAAGTCGGGGTCGGGGAAGTCCAACACCGCGTCGGTGCTGGTCGAGAACCTGCTCGAAAACAACTTCCCGGTCCTCGTGGTCGACACTGACGGGGAGTACTACGGCCTGAAAGAGGAGTTCGAACTCCTGCACGCCGGCGCCGACGACGAGTGTGACATCCAGGTCAGCCCGGAACACGCCGAGAAGATCGCGTCGCTGGCGCTGGAGGGGAACGTCCCCATCATCCTCGACGTCTCGGGCTACCTCGACGAGGGCGAGGCCAAGGAGCTCCTGCTCTCGGTCGCCCGTCACCTGTTCGCCAAGGAGAAGAAGCTGAAAAAGCCCTTCCTGATGCTGATCGAGGAGGTCCACGAGTACATCCCCGAGGGCGGCGGGCTCGACGAGACGGGGAAGATGCTGATCAAGATCGGCAAGCGGGGGCGGAAACACGGCCTCGGCATCGTCGGCATCAGCCAGCGGCCGGCCGACGTGAAGAAGGACTTCATCACGCAGTGCGACTGGCTGGTGTGGCACCGGCTCACGTGGAACAACGACACCAACGTCGTGAGTCGGATCATCGACGCCGAACACGCGAACGCCGTCGAGGACCTCGGGGACGGCGAGGCGTTCCTGATGACCGACTGGAGCGAGTCGGTGCGGCGGGTGCAGTTCCACCGCAAGCGGACCTTCGACGCGGGGGCGACGCCCGGCCTCGACGACTTCGAGCGCCCGGAGCTCAAGTCGATCAGCGACGACCTGGTCGCCGACCTCCGCGAGATCAGCGACGAACAGGAGCGCCGGGAGAGCGAACTCGCCGACCTGCGACAGGAACTGGAGCGGAAAGAGCGGCGCATCGAGGAACTCGAAGCGGACCTAGAGGAGGCCCGCGACCTCTCCCGGATGGCCGACCAGTTCGCGCAGGCGATGCTCCAGAAGGCCGAGGCGCCCTACCGCGGCGGCGACGGGCGGAACCTCGCTCGGTCTCGCGACCTCCCGCCGGATCAGGCCGAACTCCCGGCGTACGAACCCGACGACTCGTCGGACGACGGGACCGAGGAGGCGACCGACGGGGACCGCGAGGCGAGCGACACGGCCGACGCCGAGGGCGGGGCGTACCCCACCATCGAACCGACCGACTGGCCGACGCCCGGCCTCGTTCCGGAGGTCGAGGGCGTGGACGAGGGAGCAACGGCCGACGACGGGAGCGAGGGTGACGCCGACCGCGGGGACGCAACCGCCGGCGCCTCCGCGGCGGCGCAGGCGGACGTGACCATCGGGGCGGCGGGCGACGCCGACGCGACGACGGACACGGGCGAGGGGTCGGGGACCGTCGACGCGACGGACGCCGCCGAGGGAGCGGTGAGGGCCGACGCCGGGGCGGACGCGGCGGCGAGCGGTCCGGAACCCGGCACCCGCGAGGCGGTCGTCGCCACGCTCCGTCGGCGGATCGAGGACCTGCCGTCGCTCTCCCGCGAGATGCTGGCCCACTACCGCGAGGCGGGGCAGGCCGATCCGGTCGACGCCCACGTCGCCGCGGGGGGAACGCCGAAGCAGACCCTCGCGTACGGGCGGAACCGCCCGCTCCGCCGGGCCGGGCTGATCGAACACGTCGAACAGGACACGTACCGCTACGCCCTCCCCGACCGGGTGGCCGAGCGGTTCGACGGCCACCTCGACGGGGCTGCGCTGGCGTCCGTCCAGCGGGCGGTCGAAGAGTCCTTCGTCGACGAGGCGGGGCTCGGCGGCAAGACGGTCGAGCCGCGGGAGGCCGACGCGGACGGCGACGGCCGCCCGGAGCACGACGTCCCGGACGAAGAACGGACGGACGTGGAGATGCTCCCGGACGACGAGACGGTCGAACCGGACGACGGGTTCGTCACCGAAGACGTGGCAATCATCGACGACGCGGACGACGACGACGGGAACGGGCCGAGCGACGACGCGGACGACGGCGGGAACGGGCCGAGCGACGACGCGGACGACGACGACGGGAACGGGCCGAGCGACGACGCGGACGACGGCGGCGACACGGGTCCCACGAGCGCCGCCGAGGAGGACACCGGCGGCGTTGAGATCCTCTAA
- the tpiA gene encoding triose-phosphate isomerase: MFVLVNLKAYPCDPVAVAEAARTVADAHGVRIAVAPQAAHIDRVAATGVETWAQHVAPVDHGSHTGHALAEAVADAGATGTLLNHSERRLRLADVDGALDAAERAGLSTVVCANNPEQVAAAAALGPDAVAVEPPALIGGDVSVATADPGIVEGAVAAADAVDPDVAVYCGAGVSTGDDLAAAADLGVEGVLLASGVAKADDPTAALENLVSGV; encoded by the coding sequence ATGTTCGTCCTCGTCAACCTGAAGGCGTACCCCTGTGACCCGGTCGCCGTCGCCGAGGCGGCCCGGACGGTGGCCGACGCACACGGCGTCCGCATCGCCGTCGCCCCCCAGGCCGCCCATATCGACCGCGTCGCGGCGACGGGCGTCGAGACGTGGGCCCAACACGTCGCGCCCGTCGACCACGGGAGCCACACCGGCCACGCGCTCGCCGAGGCGGTCGCCGACGCCGGCGCGACCGGCACCCTCCTCAACCACTCCGAACGCCGCCTCCGGCTCGCGGACGTCGACGGCGCCCTCGACGCCGCCGAGCGCGCCGGCCTGTCGACCGTCGTCTGTGCCAACAACCCCGAACAGGTGGCCGCGGCGGCGGCGCTCGGCCCCGACGCCGTCGCGGTCGAACCCCCGGCGCTCATCGGCGGCGACGTCTCCGTGGCCACCGCCGACCCCGGCATCGTCGAGGGGGCCGTCGCCGCCGCCGACGCCGTCGACCCCGACGTCGCGGTGTACTGCGGTGCCGGCGTCTCGACCGGCGACGACTTGGCCGCGGCCGCCGACCTCGGCGTCGAGGGGGTCCTCCTCGCCAGCGGTGTCGCCAAGGCCGACGATCCGACGGCCGCGCTCGAAAACCTGGTTTCCGGAGTTTAG
- a CDS encoding carbon-nitrogen hydrolase family protein: MPRDVAETFTLGAAQIEPEYHDAEGTLDKTCRWIERAGDRGVDVLVFPETYFPGYPYWRRSTSIARWTDLMVDLGANSLHVDDDAVETIGEAVADANCHLVLGTNEVDDRRGSETLYNSLFFFDRSGELVRRHRKLMPTHDERTIWGRGDPEHLTTHDTDVGRLGGLVCYENHMTLSKAALCADGEEIHAAVWPGFWEQHGHPGDKTRADSAAARDTCDIYPAVREYAFETQSFVASCSAYMSDDVPEGFEEGEIGFGVGNGGSMLVNPAGIVKAGPAVGEETLLTAEFDRDERRATKAYFDAMGHYARWDAVNLEVRDGRPEPVHDHHPDDRPALSAARAQTLAEEYDVSVETVEAVAEAVADDG; encoded by the coding sequence ATGCCCCGTGACGTGGCCGAGACGTTCACGCTCGGTGCCGCACAGATCGAACCGGAGTACCACGACGCCGAGGGAACCCTCGATAAGACCTGCCGATGGATCGAACGCGCCGGCGACCGCGGCGTCGACGTCCTCGTCTTCCCGGAGACGTACTTCCCTGGCTACCCCTACTGGCGACGTAGTACCTCCATCGCCCGGTGGACCGACCTGATGGTCGACCTGGGCGCCAACAGCCTCCACGTCGACGACGACGCCGTCGAGACCATCGGCGAAGCCGTCGCCGACGCGAACTGCCACCTCGTGCTCGGCACCAACGAGGTCGACGACCGCCGCGGGAGCGAGACGCTCTACAACTCGCTCTTTTTCTTCGATCGGTCGGGCGAACTCGTCCGCCGGCACCGGAAGCTCATGCCCACCCACGACGAGCGGACCATCTGGGGCCGGGGCGACCCCGAACATCTCACCACCCACGACACCGACGTGGGCCGGCTCGGCGGCCTCGTCTGCTACGAGAACCACATGACGCTGTCGAAGGCGGCGCTGTGTGCCGACGGCGAGGAGATCCACGCGGCCGTCTGGCCCGGCTTCTGGGAACAGCACGGCCACCCCGGCGACAAGACGCGGGCCGACTCCGCCGCGGCGCGGGACACCTGCGACATCTACCCCGCCGTCCGGGAGTACGCCTTCGAGACGCAGTCCTTCGTCGCCTCCTGTTCGGCCTACATGAGCGACGACGTCCCCGAGGGGTTCGAGGAGGGCGAGATCGGATTCGGCGTCGGCAACGGCGGGAGCATGCTCGTCAACCCCGCCGGCATCGTGAAGGCCGGGCCGGCGGTCGGCGAGGAGACGCTCCTGACCGCGGAGTTCGACCGCGACGAGCGCCGCGCGACGAAGGCCTACTTCGACGCCATGGGCCACTACGCCCGCTGGGACGCCGTGAACCTGGAGGTGCGGGACGGCCGTCCCGAACCGGTCCACGACCACCACCCGGACGACCGACCGGCGCTCTCGGCCGCCCGCGCCCAGACGCTCGCCGAGGAGTACGACGTGTCCGTCGAGACGGTCGAGGCCGTCGCCGAGGCGGTCGCCGACGACGGATAG
- a CDS encoding multiprotein bridging factor aMBF1 translates to MPQCEMCGAESSSLTTTKVEGAELDLCDECTDFGTEVRTDSGSSASTKYSTSSSSSSSSSSSDGSSSTGGGGGGSSRRRDMFDDMDQVATDYDERIRSAREDRGLSQEELANELNEKASLIRKLERGDVLPSDEVQTELERELDISLSEGNDDGDAEWSGGSSTTTTLGDVVKRKD, encoded by the coding sequence ATGCCCCAGTGTGAAATGTGCGGTGCCGAAAGCTCATCCCTCACGACGACGAAAGTCGAAGGGGCGGAACTGGACCTCTGTGACGAGTGTACGGACTTCGGAACCGAGGTGCGGACCGACTCGGGGAGTTCCGCCTCGACGAAGTACTCCACCTCGTCATCGTCGTCCTCGTCGTCCTCGTCGTCCGACGGTTCGAGTTCGACCGGCGGCGGCGGTGGCGGCTCCTCCCGCCGTCGCGACATGTTCGACGACATGGACCAGGTCGCCACCGACTACGACGAGCGCATCCGCTCGGCTCGGGAGGACCGCGGCCTGAGTCAGGAGGAGTTGGCGAACGAACTCAACGAGAAGGCGAGCCTCATCCGCAAACTCGAACGGGGCGACGTGCTCCCGAGCGACGAGGTGCAGACGGAACTCGAACGCGAACTCGATATCTCGCTGTCGGAGGGGAACGACGACGGGGACGCCGAGTGGTCCGGTGGCTCCTCGACGACGACCACCCTCGGCGACGTGGTCAAGCGAAAGGACTAG
- a CDS encoding CDP-alcohol phosphatidyltransferase family protein, protein MTLDRLRPVAELLLDPMVAAADRIGLTPDGVSVVAFGFALAAAGGFYLATPLGYLLGALCVLANGWLDLLDGALARTQNVDSRAGDLLDHVLDRYADIVLVVGLAAGVDRYGLGLLAVTGVLMTSYLGTQIQAVGLGREYGGLVGRADRLALVGVMGVVAAVVTDPLGPLSVVGWLLVLFAVVGHLTALQRFWGAWRDLGT, encoded by the coding sequence ATGACCCTCGACCGCCTGCGTCCCGTCGCCGAACTCCTTCTCGATCCGATGGTCGCCGCCGCCGACCGGATCGGCCTCACGCCCGACGGCGTCAGCGTCGTCGCCTTCGGGTTCGCGCTCGCGGCCGCCGGCGGCTTCTATCTCGCCACGCCGCTCGGCTACCTCCTCGGGGCCCTCTGTGTCCTGGCGAACGGCTGGCTCGACCTGCTCGACGGCGCGCTCGCCCGCACGCAGAACGTCGACTCCCGGGCTGGCGACCTGCTGGATCACGTCCTCGACCGCTACGCCGACATCGTCCTCGTGGTGGGGCTGGCCGCGGGCGTCGACCGGTACGGCCTGGGACTGCTCGCCGTCACCGGCGTCCTGATGACGTCGTATCTCGGCACGCAGATCCAGGCGGTCGGACTGGGGCGGGAGTACGGCGGCCTCGTCGGGCGGGCCGACCGCCTCGCGCTCGTGGGCGTCATGGGCGTCGTCGCCGCCGTCGTGACCGACCCACTCGGCCCCCTCTCCGTGGTCGGCTGGCTGCTCGTCCTCTTCGCCGTCGTGGGGCATCTGACGGCGCTCCAACGGTTCTGGGGCGCGTGGCGCGACCTCGGGACCTGA
- a CDS encoding adenylate kinase family protein has translation MSEGRVAVTGTPGTGKTSATTLLDVTVIHLNDLIREAGLWTERDADRDSLVADLEAVREAVGDWTGVAESHLAHHLDADRVVVLRCHPDTLEERLRERGASEEEATENAESEALDVILSEAVERHGVENVYEVDTTDRTPAEVAAEIEAVIAGNREPSAGDVDFIDYL, from the coding sequence ATGAGCGAGGGACGCGTCGCCGTCACCGGGACCCCCGGCACCGGCAAGACGTCGGCGACGACGCTACTCGACGTCACGGTGATCCACCTCAACGACCTGATCCGGGAGGCTGGGCTGTGGACCGAGCGCGACGCGGACCGCGACTCGCTGGTGGCCGACTTAGAGGCGGTCCGCGAGGCGGTCGGCGACTGGACCGGCGTCGCCGAGTCACACCTGGCCCACCACCTCGACGCCGACCGGGTGGTCGTGCTCAGGTGTCACCCCGACACGCTGGAAGAGCGCCTACGCGAACGGGGCGCGAGCGAGGAGGAGGCCACGGAGAACGCGGAGAGCGAGGCCCTCGACGTGATCCTCTCCGAGGCCGTCGAGCGTCACGGGGTCGAAAACGTCTACGAGGTCGATACGACCGACCGGACGCCAGCCGAGGTGGCGGCCGAAATCGAGGCGGTGATCGCCGGCAACCGGGAACCCAGCGCGGGTGACGTGGACTTCATCGACTACCTATGA
- the hisC gene encoding histidinol-phosphate transaminase — protein sequence MQPRDLSDLSPYVPGRGAEEVARELGMDPDDLTKLSSNENPHGPSPAAVEAIRETAPNVGVYPKASHTDLAEKLAARWDVTPEQVWVTPGADGALDYLSRAFLDPGDRVLAPEPGFSYYRMSARYHHGEVATYDLAKADDFAQTPDTVLDAYDGERIVYLTTPHNPTGAEFSRAAIVDLAEAVEDHTLLVVDEAYAEYTDAPSAIDLLDTHDNLAVTRTFSKAYGLAGLRVGYGVVPEAWGEAYARVNTPFAASEVGCRAALAALDDDEHLERTVETARWARDYLRDHLDAPTWESGGNFVLAEVGDAGAVADATQRRGVIVRDCSSFGLPECVRVSCGTREGTRRAVEIINDVLTEVRA from the coding sequence ATGCAACCACGGGATCTCTCCGATCTCTCGCCGTACGTCCCCGGTCGCGGCGCCGAGGAGGTCGCCCGCGAGTTGGGGATGGACCCCGACGACCTCACGAAGCTCTCCTCGAACGAGAACCCCCACGGCCCGAGTCCGGCGGCCGTCGAGGCGATCCGCGAGACGGCGCCGAACGTCGGCGTCTACCCCAAGGCGTCCCACACCGACCTCGCGGAGAAACTGGCGGCTCGCTGGGACGTCACGCCCGAACAGGTCTGGGTGACGCCGGGCGCCGACGGCGCGCTCGATTACCTCTCCCGGGCCTTCCTCGACCCCGGCGACCGGGTGCTCGCGCCCGAACCCGGCTTCTCGTACTACCGGATGAGCGCCCGCTATCACCACGGCGAGGTGGCGACCTACGACCTCGCGAAGGCCGACGACTTCGCCCAGACCCCCGACACCGTCCTCGACGCCTACGACGGCGAACGGATCGTCTACCTCACCACGCCCCACAACCCGACGGGCGCCGAGTTCTCGCGGGCGGCCATCGTCGACCTCGCGGAGGCGGTCGAGGACCACACGCTGTTGGTCGTCGACGAGGCTTACGCCGAGTACACCGACGCCCCCTCGGCCATCGACCTCCTCGACACCCACGACAACCTCGCGGTCACGCGGACGTTCTCGAAGGCCTACGGCCTCGCGGGCCTGCGGGTCGGCTACGGCGTCGTCCCCGAGGCGTGGGGCGAGGCCTACGCTCGGGTCAACACCCCCTTCGCCGCCAGCGAGGTCGGGTGCCGGGCCGCGCTGGCCGCCCTCGACGACGACGAGCACCTCGAACGGACCGTCGAGACGGCCCGCTGGGCGCGGGACTACCTCCGCGACCACCTCGACGCGCCGACCTGGGAGAGCGGCGGGAACTTCGTCCTCGCGGAGGTGGGTGATGCCGGCGCCGTCGCCGACGCCACCCAGCGGCGGGGCGTCATCGTCCGCGACTGTTCGAGTTTCGGCCTGCCCGAATGTGTCCGCGTCTCGTGTGGCACCCGCGAGGGGACCCGACGGGCCGTCGAGATCATCAACGACGTGCTGACCGAGGTGCGGGCATGA
- a CDS encoding phage tail protein: MSDRPVDPYTRHRFDVAIDGLEPMGFSEIRGLSVRVATGDGDADPHDAASPHLSLRRGVTDDRRLWTWLRDWIEGAIEPRDVSVYLLDASGTRGRGWRCLGATPVRWRGPELVAEGPAVATETLEVVHDGVEAIEGGDR; the protein is encoded by the coding sequence ATGAGCGACCGCCCCGTCGACCCCTACACGCGCCACCGCTTCGACGTGGCGATCGACGGCCTGGAACCGATGGGGTTCAGCGAGATCCGGGGGTTGTCGGTGCGCGTCGCGACCGGGGACGGGGACGCCGACCCGCACGACGCCGCGTCTCCACACCTCTCGCTCCGGCGCGGGGTCACCGACGACCGACGGCTGTGGACCTGGCTCCGCGACTGGATCGAGGGAGCGATCGAGCCGCGGGACGTCAGTGTGTATCTCCTCGACGCTTCGGGAACCCGCGGACGGGGGTGGCGCTGTCTCGGCGCCACACCGGTTCGGTGGCGGGGCCCCGAGTTGGTGGCCGAGGGTCCGGCCGTCGCGACGGAGACGCTGGAAGTGGTCCACGACGGCGTCGAGGCGATCGAGGGGGGCGATCGCTGA
- a CDS encoding phage tail protein — MPDRHGPFRSFRFLVEIDGIAKAGFNVCRLPSASTGVVEYREGNDPPTARKLAGLNEFRPLVLESGVTEDSVALAEWRRLVEDGKVETARRSVAVVLLDREGAPGARWEFGRAWPSRYEAPTLDAERSAVAVEALEVVFEAYERVDGGGEETDGGRRRGRGNATRPTER, encoded by the coding sequence ATGCCTGACCGACACGGGCCGTTTCGCTCGTTCCGGTTTCTCGTCGAGATCGACGGGATCGCCAAAGCGGGGTTCAACGTCTGTCGCCTCCCGTCGGCGTCGACGGGCGTCGTCGAGTACCGCGAGGGAAACGATCCGCCGACGGCTCGGAAACTCGCCGGGCTGAACGAGTTCCGGCCGTTGGTCCTGGAGTCGGGGGTCACCGAGGACTCCGTCGCGCTCGCCGAATGGCGGCGCCTCGTCGAGGACGGGAAGGTGGAGACGGCGCGTCGCTCCGTCGCGGTCGTCCTCCTCGACCGCGAGGGGGCCCCGGGCGCACGGTGGGAGTTCGGCCGCGCGTGGCCGTCCCGGTACGAGGCGCCGACCCTCGACGCCGAGCGGTCGGCGGTCGCCGTCGAGGCGCTCGAAGTCGTGTTCGAGGCGTACGAACGGGTCGACGGCGGCGGGGAGGAGACGGACGGCGGCCGGCGCCGGGGCAGGGGGAACGCGACCCGCCCGACGGAGCGATGA
- a CDS encoding GMC family oxidoreductase, with protein MADAAADRTPAPRADACVVGAGPAGAIVAARLAEAGHDVVVLDAGPRFDLADREEQLDAHLRPGVEGLWGMGGERDAYATEGPRDYPLNAARVKGVGGSTLHWQGMVMRLHERDFAMRSRHGVGADWPLDYADLRPHYAEAERELGVAGADDNPFAPPREEPFPLPAFPPSHSDAIFAEACESLGLPTHSVPNARNSEPYDGASACVGYGTCKPVCPSGAKYTAERHVARAEAAGARVIDRAPVQRLVHDDAGERVEAAVYATPDGTEHRQDARAVVLACGGVENVRLLLLSASESYPDGLANSSGLVGRYFMDHCFAGAGGRIDRETRQNHVGFNTTECHALYDGTDPLPGVKLEFLNYAGPSPVTQALDADDWGDALLESLRESYGTHLAVGGLVEQFPDAENRITLDRSTTDDHGNPVPEVRWSIGQRTRAAIERANEVQVAILEELDAEIDWVVGPDATGPAFHHMGTTRMGTDPAESVVAPDCRTHDLDNLWIAGSSVFPTGGAMNPTLTIAALSCRLADRLDGWL; from the coding sequence ATGGCTGACGCGGCGGCCGATCGAACGCCAGCGCCGCGCGCGGACGCCTGCGTCGTCGGCGCCGGCCCCGCGGGCGCCATCGTCGCCGCCCGCCTCGCGGAGGCGGGCCACGACGTCGTCGTCCTCGACGCCGGACCGCGGTTCGACCTCGCGGACCGCGAGGAGCAACTCGACGCCCACCTGCGACCCGGCGTCGAGGGGCTCTGGGGCATGGGCGGGGAGCGCGACGCCTACGCCACCGAGGGGCCGCGGGACTACCCGCTGAACGCTGCGCGGGTGAAAGGCGTCGGCGGGTCGACGCTCCACTGGCAGGGGATGGTGATGCGCCTGCACGAACGCGACTTCGCGATGCGGTCCCGACACGGCGTCGGGGCCGACTGGCCCCTCGACTACGCCGACCTGCGCCCGCACTACGCCGAGGCCGAACGCGAACTCGGCGTGGCCGGCGCCGACGACAACCCCTTCGCCCCGCCCCGCGAGGAGCCGTTCCCCCTCCCCGCGTTCCCGCCCTCCCACAGCGACGCCATCTTCGCCGAGGCCTGTGAGTCGCTCGGCCTCCCCACCCACTCGGTGCCGAACGCCCGCAACTCCGAACCCTACGACGGCGCGTCGGCGTGTGTCGGCTACGGCACCTGCAAGCCGGTCTGTCCCTCGGGCGCGAAATACACCGCCGAGCGCCACGTCGCCCGCGCGGAGGCGGCCGGCGCCCGGGTGATCGACCGCGCGCCGGTTCAGCGACTCGTCCACGACGACGCCGGGGAGCGTGTCGAGGCCGCCGTCTACGCCACCCCGGACGGGACCGAACACCGACAGGACGCCCGGGCGGTCGTCCTCGCCTGCGGCGGCGTCGAGAACGTCCGCCTCCTCCTGCTCTCGGCCTCCGAGTCCTACCCCGACGGCCTCGCCAACTCCTCGGGTCTCGTCGGGCGGTACTTCATGGACCACTGCTTCGCCGGCGCCGGCGGCCGGATCGACCGCGAAACTCGGCAGAACCACGTGGGGTTCAACACCACCGAGTGTCACGCCCTCTACGACGGTACGGACCCCCTCCCGGGCGTCAAACTGGAGTTCCTCAACTACGCCGGCCCCTCGCCCGTGACCCAGGCGCTCGACGCCGACGACTGGGGCGACGCCCTCCTCGAATCGCTGCGGGAATCCTACGGCACCCACCTCGCGGTCGGCGGCCTCGTCGAGCAGTTCCCCGACGCCGAGAACCGGATCACGCTCGACCGCTCGACGACCGACGACCACGGCAACCCGGTCCCCGAGGTCCGGTGGTCGATCGGCCAGCGGACCCGCGCGGCCATCGAGCGGGCGAACGAGGTGCAGGTGGCCATCCTGGAGGAACTCGACGCCGAAATCGACTGGGTGGTCGGTCCCGACGCGACCGGCCCCGCCTTCCACCACATGGGGACGACGCGGATGGGCACCGACCCCGCCGAGAGCGTCGTCGCGCCCGACTGCCGGACCCACGACCTCGACAACCTCTGGATCGCCGGCAGCAGCGTCTTCCCCACCGGCGGCGCGATGAACCCGACGCTCACCATCGCGGCGCTCTCCTGTCGGCTCGCCGACCGCCTCGACGGGTGGCTCTGA